In Strigops habroptila isolate Jane chromosome 4, bStrHab1.2.pri, whole genome shotgun sequence, a single genomic region encodes these proteins:
- the SLC35F4 gene encoding solute carrier family 35 member F4 isoform X3 has protein sequence MAITGIVMMAYADGFQGDSIIGVAYAVGSASTSALYKVLFKMFLGSANFGEAAHFVSTLGFFNLIFISVTPIILYFTKVEYWSPFSAVPWGYLCGVAGLWLAFNILVNVGVVLTYPILISIGTVLSVPGNAAVDLLKHKMIFSVVRLGATIIICIGFLLMLLPEEWDEITLRFINSLKEKKSEDHADDITDSSVHTRSRSRANGTVSIPLA, from the exons ATGGCAATCACAGGAATTGTAATGATGGCATATGCAGATGGTTTCCAGGGTGATTCAATTATCGGAGTAGCATATGCCGTTGGATCGGCCTCTACATCAGCATTGTATAAG GTTTTGTTCAAAATGTTTCTTGGAAGTGCAAACTTTGGGGAAGCGGCTCATTTTGTTTCTACCCTGGGCTTcttcaatttaattttcatctctgttACCCCAATCATACTGTATTTTACAAAAGTGGAGTACTGGTCCCCCTTCTCTGCTGTGCCATGGGGTTACCTCTGTGGAGTAGCTGGACTCTGGTTAG CTTTCAATATTCTGGTTAATGTTGGTGTTGTGCTTACATACCCCATTCTGATCTCAATCGGCACAGTGCTCAGTGTCCCTGGAAATGCAG cTGTGGATCTGTTGAAGCACAAAATGATCTTCAGTGTAGTGAGATTGGGAGCCACCATCATAATTTGCATTGGGTTTCTGCTCATGCTGCTCCCTGAGGAATGGGATGAAATAACCCTGAGGTTCATCAACAgcttgaaagagaagaaaagtgaagatCATGCCGACGACATCACAGACTCCAGTGTACACACAAGAAGCAGAAGTAGAGCTAATGGTACAGTGTCTATACCACTAGCTTAG